The proteins below are encoded in one region of Lactuca sativa cultivar Salinas chromosome 3, Lsat_Salinas_v11, whole genome shotgun sequence:
- the LOC111886493 gene encoding uncharacterized protein LOC111886493 — MTDTSSNSKSNTITSVPGLTGNPDTTPPTSHKLNGQNFFQWSQSVFMFICGRDKDGHLTGETVAADSKDPKFRTWRTNDHLVMSWLINSMTTEVGENFLLYKTAQEIWEAAKETYSSTENSSELFELETKLYDLRQGDLSVTQYFHLLSRIWLQLDLFETHPWKCVDDVASYRSVVNQKRTIRFLLGLNKDLDGVRSRVMGTHPLPTPREAFSTVRQEESRKKLMMPQSNNLITEGSALLTNTSTHYGKSQKSQGLPWCENCTVPGHWKHGC, encoded by the coding sequence ATGACGGACACATCTTCAAACTCTAAATCCAACACAATCACGTCAGTACCAGGATTAACAGGAAATCCTGATACAACTCCTCCAACCAGTCATAAACTCAATGGTCAGAATTTTTTCCAATGGTCTCAATCAGTATTTATGTTTATCTGTGGTCGTGATAAAGATGGTCATCTTACCGGAGAAACTGTGGCTGCTGATTCTAAGGATCCAAAATTTAGGACCTGGAGAACCAATGATCATTTGGTTATGTCCTGGTTAATCAACTCTATGACAACAGAAGTGGGAGAAAACTTTCTTCTCTACAAGACTGCTCAGGAGATCTGGGAGGCAGCCAAAGAAACCTACTCAAGCACTGAAAACTCCTCTGAACTATTCGAACTCGAGACTAAGTTGTATGATTTGCGTCAAGGTGATCTTTCTGTCACTCAGTACTTTCATCTTCTATCCCGAATTTGGCTTCAACTAGATTTATTTGAGACCCATCCCTGGAAGTGTGTTGATGATGTTGCCAGTTATCGTTCTGTGGTCAATCAGAAAAGAACTATCAGATTCTTACTTGGCCTCAACAAAGATTTAGACGGTGTTCGCAGTCGGGTCATGGGAACCCATCCTCTACCTACACCCCGTGAAGCCTTCTCTACTGTCCGTCAAGAAGAAAGTCGTAAAAAACTTATGATGCCCCAGTCCAATAATCTTATCACCGAGGGATCTGCCCTCCTCACCAACACTTCTACTCATTATGGTAAATCCCAGAAATCTCAAGGGCTTCCATGGTGTGAAAATTGTACAGTCCCTGGTCATTGGAAACATGGTTGCTAG